The following are from one region of the Petrotoga mobilis SJ95 genome:
- a CDS encoding adenylate kinase: MRLLFFGPPGAGKGTQAKKVAQEFQIVHISTGDILRDAVSKGTELGKMAKAIMDRGELVSDEIMNSLVKERLEELDSFILDGYPRTLDQAKFLDQATKELQKEIDAAVLIDVSEEEIVKRISNRRVCPNCGKVYNLITLQPKEDEKCDVCGTKLIQRDDDKEEVVRERYKVYKKNTEPVIEYYRKNNKIITIDGAQNVEDVTKELFNILRSFNKQ, encoded by the coding sequence TTGAGACTTTTATTTTTCGGACCGCCTGGTGCAGGTAAAGGAACCCAAGCCAAAAAAGTTGCCCAGGAGTTTCAAATTGTACACATATCCACCGGAGATATTTTAAGGGATGCTGTTAGCAAAGGTACAGAATTAGGTAAAATGGCTAAAGCAATTATGGATCGTGGAGAATTAGTTTCGGATGAAATAATGAACAGTTTGGTAAAAGAAAGATTGGAAGAATTAGATTCTTTTATTCTTGACGGTTACCCCAGAACTTTAGACCAAGCAAAATTTTTAGACCAAGCAACAAAAGAGTTACAAAAAGAAATAGATGCGGCAGTACTAATTGACGTTTCCGAAGAAGAAATAGTAAAAAGGATAAGTAATAGAAGAGTCTGTCCAAACTGTGGAAAAGTATATAATTTAATTACCCTTCAACCAAAAGAAGACGAAAAATGTGATGTATGTGGTACAAAATTAATTCAAAGAGACGATGACAAAGAAGAAGTAGTCAGAGAAAGGTATAAAGTATATAAGAAAAATACCGAGCCCGTAATAGAATATTATAGAAAAAATAACAAAATAATTACAATAGACGGTGCCCAAAATGTTGAAGACGTTACAAAAGAATTGTTTAATATACTAAGGAGTTTTAACAAACAATGA
- the infA gene encoding translation initiation factor IF-1 encodes MAKKDVVVMQGYIIEALPNANFKVKLDNGHEILAHISGRMRKNFIKILPGDRVTVEVSVYDLNKGRIVKREKVNKD; translated from the coding sequence TTGGCTAAAAAAGACGTCGTTGTTATGCAAGGATACATCATTGAAGCTTTACCTAATGCAAATTTTAAAGTTAAATTAGATAATGGGCATGAAATATTAGCCCATATTTCTGGGCGAATGAGAAAGAATTTTATCAAAATACTTCCAGGAGACAGAGTCACTGTGGAAGTTTCCGTTTATGATTTAAACAAAGGAAGAATTGTTAAAAGGGAAAAAGTCAATAAAGATTGA
- a CDS encoding amidohydrolase, whose product MSKKLLKNAYVLISADDDVEKFDILIDGDEIEDLLAPGDSTEMDLGDVDEYDLTGKLIVPGFINTHSHSVMSYFRGIADDLSLNDWLFKEMLPREDFLESEMAYYGALVSMLEMISNGITTFVDMYMFTDEIAKASYDLGIRAYISRGLSFDTDEGWNRRIKENIETYEKYNGLDNRIYIGFGPHAPYTVPMDKLKEVAKIAKKYNTHIQIHLLESANERKQYNLLDVENTGLFDLPTIAAHCVHVDEKDIEVLSRNEVNVAYNPISNMKLGNGIAPIVDMLDKNINITFGTDGCASNNSLNFFNEMKFGGILQKYKYGPDRFSVEQILRMSWENGGFALETNIGRLEPEFKADLVILDMDSFEFLPNDLSRLKSHIVYSANPKNVFATMVAGNFLYYDGKFLTLKEEKEQIYEKFHKFYQRIEDKYNNSDYSDIHNDDRDI is encoded by the coding sequence ATGTCTAAAAAGCTTTTGAAGAATGCGTATGTTTTGATAAGTGCTGATGATGATGTAGAAAAATTTGATATATTAATAGACGGTGATGAGATCGAAGATTTACTTGCACCAGGTGATTCAACCGAGATGGATTTGGGAGATGTGGACGAGTACGATCTAACTGGTAAGCTGATCGTCCCTGGATTTATTAACACCCATAGCCATTCAGTAATGTCTTATTTTAGAGGTATAGCCGATGATTTATCGCTTAACGATTGGTTGTTCAAAGAGATGCTGCCAAGAGAGGATTTTTTGGAAAGTGAAATGGCTTACTACGGTGCCTTAGTTTCTATGTTAGAAATGATTTCCAACGGAATAACAACTTTTGTTGATATGTATATGTTTACTGATGAGATAGCTAAAGCTTCATACGATTTAGGAATTAGGGCATACATATCAAGAGGGCTCTCTTTTGATACAGATGAGGGTTGGAATAGAAGGATAAAAGAAAATATCGAAACGTATGAAAAATACAATGGCTTAGACAATAGGATTTACATAGGCTTTGGACCTCATGCCCCTTACACCGTTCCAATGGATAAATTGAAAGAAGTAGCGAAAATTGCAAAAAAATACAACACCCACATTCAAATTCATTTGTTAGAATCTGCAAATGAAAGAAAGCAGTACAATCTTTTAGATGTTGAGAATACAGGTTTATTCGATCTTCCCACGATTGCGGCGCACTGTGTACATGTGGATGAAAAAGATATAGAGGTTCTTTCGAGAAACGAAGTGAATGTAGCTTATAACCCAATTAGTAATATGAAGTTGGGCAATGGGATAGCCCCCATAGTCGATATGCTCGATAAGAATATAAACATAACTTTTGGTACGGATGGTTGTGCTAGCAACAACTCTTTGAATTTTTTCAACGAGATGAAGTTTGGAGGCATATTGCAGAAATACAAGTACGGACCTGATAGATTTTCAGTCGAACAGATTTTGCGGATGAGCTGGGAGAACGGAGGTTTTGCCTTAGAAACAAATATCGGAAGGTTAGAACCTGAGTTTAAAGCGGATTTGGTTATTTTAGATATGGATTCCTTTGAGTTTTTACCTAATGATTTATCAAGGTTAAAGTCTCATATCGTTTATTCTGCAAATCCTAAGAACGTTTTCGCAACGATGGTAGCGGGTAACTTTTTGTACTACGATGGAAAATTTCTAACTTTAAAAGAGGAAAAGGAGCAAATTTATGAGAAATTCCACAAATTTTACCAAAGAATCGAAGATAAGTATAATAATAGCGATTATTCTGATATCCATAACGACGATAGGGATATCTAA
- a CDS encoding S8 family serine peptidase, with translation MKMRNFVFFSLLILSIFIFNSCVNLNYLEDEDESNTFMEPSDISPINSYIPDLIKLAEREYDEDVLVVGYENLSDLENFTDKLDQEIEVKSLIPEIRVALLSLEGQNVENVLKDLDSEKKIEGIRYIEPNYTDREIQVIKNDPNVIIEETGSNALNQVEEGYPDYREFQYALDKDKIDAEAAWATATGAGVIVGLLDTGTDGTHPDLVNQLKEGYDPYWNKKIDPSENSDTDGHGTHTAGIIAAKDDGQGVVGLAPDAKIMPIRIFNPNYVGDYAVAAGIVWAVENGADILSNSWGGGGYSNILKDAFDYALTHNVVVVASSGNFTTDQHWFYPSGFPGVIAVAASDDKDNIAYFSSRGDYVSVSAPGVDIISTIPVESLDEYEGIDGNPYIRWSGTSMSAPYVSALAALIKEKCPDANVYQIRKMIEVGAEDIEQDGYDTAAGYGRISSDSLDLDPTNYTAGALRVEAISERSCDYLPGVNITLENQETGKRYYGKTNDEGYELFAYIEPGNYEIIIGGPEYLYGSAPNYRMEEELSYSGIVEVEQVEYESIELLPEATVTTYIQKFETTQFRANLKADLPFEGTLTISLLDYYETPIKTFELPSNEEISIDLLQHIIESGHYYLAYEYVGAIAEEEFGISGEIQINSESIPVAIPINQEGRGFIDEYGGSGIPWTIF, from the coding sequence ATGAAAATGCGTAATTTTGTGTTCTTTTCTTTATTAATATTATCAATCTTTATCTTCAATAGCTGTGTTAATTTAAATTATTTAGAAGATGAAGATGAGAGTAATACTTTTATGGAACCTTCAGACATTTCACCCATAAATTCATATATTCCTGATTTGATAAAGCTTGCTGAACGCGAATACGACGAAGATGTGCTCGTTGTTGGTTATGAAAATTTATCGGATTTAGAAAATTTTACAGATAAACTTGATCAAGAGATAGAAGTAAAAAGTCTAATCCCTGAAATCAGAGTTGCGCTTCTAAGCTTAGAAGGCCAAAATGTTGAAAATGTATTAAAGGATTTAGATAGTGAGAAAAAAATAGAAGGTATAAGATATATTGAGCCAAACTATACGGATAGGGAAATACAGGTTATTAAAAATGACCCAAATGTTATCATAGAAGAAACAGGAAGTAACGCGTTGAATCAAGTAGAGGAAGGTTATCCGGATTACAGAGAATTTCAATACGCCTTAGATAAAGATAAGATCGATGCTGAGGCCGCATGGGCAACAGCTACTGGCGCAGGTGTAATAGTGGGGTTATTAGATACAGGGACAGATGGAACACACCCTGATTTAGTGAATCAATTGAAGGAAGGTTATGATCCTTACTGGAATAAAAAGATTGATCCGAGTGAGAATTCCGATACAGACGGGCACGGTACCCATACAGCGGGTATAATAGCTGCAAAAGATGACGGTCAGGGCGTAGTAGGATTAGCTCCTGATGCAAAGATAATGCCTATAAGAATCTTTAACCCTAATTACGTTGGTGATTATGCAGTTGCTGCCGGAATAGTTTGGGCTGTAGAAAATGGGGCAGATATTTTGTCAAACAGTTGGGGAGGAGGAGGATATTCAAATATCCTAAAGGATGCCTTTGATTACGCTCTTACACACAACGTAGTGGTTGTTGCCTCTTCTGGTAATTTCACCACAGACCAACATTGGTTCTATCCTTCAGGCTTTCCAGGTGTAATAGCTGTGGCTGCTAGTGATGACAAAGATAACATTGCCTATTTTTCATCCAGAGGGGATTATGTCTCTGTTTCAGCTCCAGGAGTGGATATTATTTCAACAATTCCTGTGGAATCATTGGATGAATACGAAGGGATTGATGGTAATCCTTATATTCGCTGGTCTGGTACTTCAATGTCAGCTCCTTATGTTTCTGCCTTAGCCGCTTTAATTAAAGAAAAATGTCCAGATGCCAACGTGTACCAGATAAGAAAGATGATCGAAGTAGGAGCAGAGGATATTGAACAAGATGGTTACGATACCGCTGCCGGATATGGAAGGATTAGTTCAGATAGTTTGGATCTTGATCCAACTAATTACACAGCTGGAGCTTTACGTGTTGAGGCTATATCTGAAAGAAGCTGCGATTATTTGCCTGGAGTTAATATAACGCTGGAAAATCAAGAAACTGGGAAAAGATATTACGGGAAGACCAATGATGAAGGATATGAATTGTTTGCTTACATTGAACCAGGGAATTATGAAATAATTATTGGGGGACCTGAGTATTTGTATGGTAGTGCACCAAATTACAGGATGGAAGAAGAGTTAAGTTATTCAGGTATAGTAGAAGTTGAACAAGTTGAATACGAATCAATAGAACTTCTGCCTGAAGCAACAGTTACCACCTATATACAAAAATTTGAAACAACTCAATTCAGAGCAAATTTAAAGGCAGATCTTCCATTTGAAGGAACACTGACAATATCTTTGTTAGATTATTACGAAACTCCAATAAAGACATTTGAACTTCCTAGTAACGAAGAAATTAGTATTGACCTATTACAACATATCATTGAAAGCGGCCATTATTATTTAGCTTATGAGTACGTGGGAGCAATTGCTGAAGAAGAATTTGGTATAAGTGGAGAAATTCAGATAAACAGTGAATCTATTCCAGTTGCAATACCAATTAACCAAGAAGGTAGGGGATTTATTGATGAATATGGAGGGAGCGGAATACCTTGGACTATTTTCTAA
- the rplQ gene encoding 50S ribosomal protein L17, producing the protein MRHRVKTKKLNRYASHRKALLNNLARSVFESESIITTTAKAKAVRPLVERIITKAKEANSTDLPERRVALNRDINKHFNDRKLVYKIVHEIAPRYENRNGGYTRILKIGYRKGDASELSILQLLPKEE; encoded by the coding sequence ATGAGGCATAGAGTCAAAACTAAAAAATTAAATAGATATGCTTCCCATAGAAAAGCTTTGTTGAACAATTTGGCAAGAAGTGTATTTGAATCTGAAAGTATAATTACTACTACCGCCAAAGCAAAAGCCGTAAGGCCCCTTGTTGAAAGAATAATCACCAAGGCAAAGGAAGCTAATTCAACAGATCTCCCAGAAAGAAGAGTAGCTTTAAACAGGGACATAAACAAACACTTCAACGACAGAAAACTAGTCTACAAAATAGTACATGAGATCGCACCCCGATACGAAAATAGAAACGGTGGTTACACAAGAATATTAAAAATCGGTTATAGAAAAGGTGACGCTTCGGAATTATCTATACTCCAATTACTCCCAAAAGAAGAATAA
- a CDS encoding RNA-guided endonuclease TnpB family protein, translated as MLKTYKFRIYPSNEQIEKLNQHFGHTRFVYNLFLEFSSNAYKNTKTSTNYYMWAKVLTVLKKTEKYQWLNDVNSQSLQQSIKDLETGYKRFFKKQAKHPKFKKKSSRQSFRVPQHIQLYENEGNDKYGTLFVPKFKEGIKVRVHRKIDPNAKIKNCTFIKTTTGKYFVSITFEVEGSFPDRDIDYENSIGMDMGLKDSVVLSDGTKYPAPKVLSKYERKLKHAYKKFSSKEQGSKNWDKAKLEVARIHEKIKNTREDFLHKLTKEISENQADVFVVETLNIRGMLKNHHLAKSISDSGWYQFKTFLKYKAERLGKKVIEIGMFEPSSKVCSVCGYKNEGLKLSDREWVCPECGTKHDRDVNAAVNIRQFGLKQAFSTQPYGT; from the coding sequence ATGTTAAAAACATACAAGTTTCGTATATATCCATCAAACGAACAAATAGAGAAACTTAATCAGCATTTTGGACATACTCGATTTGTATACAATCTTTTTCTAGAATTCTCCAGTAATGCATACAAGAATACCAAAACATCAACTAACTATTATATGTGGGCTAAAGTACTTACGGTTCTTAAAAAAACTGAGAAGTATCAATGGCTAAACGATGTCAACTCTCAATCTTTGCAACAGTCCATAAAAGATTTAGAGACTGGGTATAAACGTTTCTTCAAGAAACAAGCTAAGCACCCTAAATTTAAAAAGAAATCAAGTAGGCAATCGTTTAGAGTTCCACAACATATACAACTGTATGAAAATGAGGGTAATGATAAATATGGTACTCTTTTCGTACCAAAGTTTAAAGAAGGTATCAAAGTAAGAGTACATAGAAAAATCGATCCAAATGCAAAGATAAAAAATTGTACTTTCATTAAAACTACAACAGGTAAGTACTTTGTATCTATAACATTCGAAGTTGAAGGTTCTTTCCCCGATAGAGATATAGACTACGAGAACTCAATTGGTATGGATATGGGATTGAAAGATTCTGTTGTATTATCCGATGGAACAAAGTATCCAGCTCCTAAAGTTTTGTCTAAGTACGAAAGGAAATTAAAACACGCATATAAAAAGTTTTCAAGCAAAGAACAAGGTTCTAAGAATTGGGACAAGGCAAAATTAGAAGTTGCTAGAATACATGAGAAAATAAAAAATACCCGAGAGGATTTTCTACATAAACTAACGAAAGAAATCAGTGAGAACCAAGCTGATGTCTTCGTTGTGGAAACTCTCAATATAAGAGGCATGTTAAAGAATCATCACTTAGCTAAAAGTATTTCAGATTCAGGATGGTACCAATTCAAAACATTTCTAAAATACAAAGCAGAGAGATTAGGTAAAAAGGTAATCGAGATAGGAATGTTCGAACCTTCGTCTAAGGTTTGTAGTGTATGTGGGTATAAGAACGAAGGTTTAAAACTCTCTGATAGGGAATGGGTATGTCCTGAATGTGGAACTAAACATGATAGAGATGTAAATGCTGCCGTTAATATTAGGCAGTTTGGATTAAAACAGGCATTTTCCACACAGCCTTATGGCACATAA
- the rpsM gene encoding 30S ribosomal protein S13: MARILGVEVPDNKALFVGLTYIYGIGRKTALDILNNLEIDPNKRAKELTDDEISRLSHHINENYKVEGELRQEINKNIKRLIDIGSYRGKRHKAGLPVRGQKTHSNARTRKGPRLTKIKKR; the protein is encoded by the coding sequence ATGGCGCGTATTTTAGGTGTTGAAGTACCAGATAATAAAGCGTTATTTGTAGGATTAACATATATTTATGGAATAGGTAGAAAAACAGCACTTGATATATTAAATAACTTAGAAATAGACCCTAACAAAAGAGCAAAAGAATTAACCGATGATGAAATTTCAAGGCTAAGTCACCACATCAACGAAAATTATAAAGTTGAAGGTGAACTAAGGCAAGAGATTAACAAAAATATCAAGCGTTTGATAGATATCGGCAGTTACAGGGGGAAAAGGCATAAAGCGGGGTTACCCGTTAGAGGGCAGAAAACCCACTCCAACGCAAGAACCAGAAAGGGACCAAGACTAACCAAGATCAAAAAGAGATAA
- the rpsD gene encoding 30S ribosomal protein S4: MARYIGPLEKLSRREGINLYLKGKRSYTEKSALRKRNYVPGQHGRQKQKLTQYAMQLRSKQALKRMYGLMERQFRNTFEEAERSRSGETGEVLMQLLERRLDSVVYQMGFAPNRRTARQIVTHGHILVNGKKVNIPSYRVKVGDVIEVKEKSRNIQQVREGLELVQEGYRNIPNWLNVEIENFRGTFQRLPKIDEMDVPVPLTNIIELYSK, from the coding sequence ATGGCGAGGTACATAGGACCGCTAGAAAAATTATCTCGACGCGAAGGAATAAACCTTTATTTGAAAGGGAAAAGAAGCTACACTGAAAAATCTGCCCTTAGAAAAAGGAATTATGTTCCGGGGCAACATGGAAGACAAAAGCAAAAGTTGACTCAATATGCTATGCAATTAAGATCTAAACAAGCCTTAAAAAGAATGTACGGCTTAATGGAAAGACAATTCAGAAACACTTTTGAAGAAGCAGAAAGATCTAGAAGTGGAGAAACCGGCGAAGTTTTGATGCAGCTCTTAGAAAGAAGGCTAGATTCAGTAGTTTATCAAATGGGTTTCGCACCAAACAGAAGAACCGCAAGGCAGATAGTAACTCACGGACACATATTAGTTAACGGGAAGAAAGTGAACATTCCTTCTTACAGAGTTAAAGTAGGGGATGTAATAGAAGTCAAAGAAAAAAGCCGTAACATACAACAAGTACGCGAAGGATTAGAATTAGTGCAAGAAGGGTATAGAAATATTCCCAATTGGTTAAACGTTGAAATTGAAAATTTTAGAGGAACTTTCCAAAGACTACCAAAGATTGATGAAATGGATGTTCCTGTACCTTTGACTAACATCATAGAGCTTTACTCTAAGTAA
- the rpsK gene encoding 30S ribosomal protein S11 translates to MAKGGAKQRTKKKKAAPEKAAIHIHSTFNNTIVTLTDTEGRPIIWSSGGNVGFKGAKKGTPFSAQMASDKVAKEALNLGVKRVDVYVKGPGSGRESAIRALQAAGLNVESIKDVTPIPHNGCRPKKKRF, encoded by the coding sequence ATGGCAAAAGGTGGAGCAAAGCAAAGAACCAAAAAAAAGAAAGCTGCTCCTGAAAAAGCAGCAATACACATTCATTCAACCTTCAACAACACAATTGTTACATTAACAGATACTGAAGGTAGGCCAATAATATGGTCCAGTGGCGGAAATGTTGGATTCAAAGGAGCCAAAAAGGGGACTCCATTCTCAGCTCAGATGGCCTCAGATAAGGTAGCAAAAGAAGCTCTAAATCTGGGAGTAAAAAGAGTTGATGTATATGTTAAAGGACCTGGTTCCGGAAGAGAATCCGCAATTAGAGCTTTACAAGCTGCCGGTCTAAATGTAGAAAGCATAAAAGATGTTACCCCTATACCTCACAACGGTTGTAGGCCAAAAAAGAAAAGATTCTAA
- a CDS encoding DNA-directed RNA polymerase subunit alpha, which translates to MEILIKPEKFRIVQKEEQDEYNYSKYELFPLEKGYAITLGNALRRVLLSSIPSLAITGLRIPGKLHEYDTVEGIKEDIIEITLNLKKVQLKVDDIEKINEIDYPILLSLRKKYKAGQVIKSGDIKTPAELEVANPDFVIAHVNKDMEVDFELYAQAGKGFIPAQELTFQSDIEYIFIDGVFSPVLKVNYLTENIRVGRRTDYDKLILEIWTKKNITPTEALKEATKILMEHFDFISRLWEREGQVGAIEQTEVSVEKEEEEEEEEENIFGLPKDLMETQLDSLDLTKRAKNCLKREKIDTIGELLKRKPADLLKIKNFGRKSLDEIKNELKEKFDIDYEKLYQEERGNTFDEA; encoded by the coding sequence ATGGAGATATTAATTAAACCAGAAAAATTTAGGATAGTACAAAAAGAAGAGCAAGATGAATATAACTACTCAAAATACGAATTATTTCCTCTGGAAAAGGGGTACGCTATAACTCTAGGTAATGCTTTAAGGAGGGTGCTTTTGTCGTCCATTCCATCTTTGGCTATAACCGGGCTACGTATCCCAGGAAAATTACATGAATACGACACAGTTGAGGGTATAAAAGAAGACATCATAGAAATAACTTTAAACTTGAAAAAGGTTCAATTAAAGGTCGACGACATTGAAAAAATTAATGAGATTGATTATCCAATTTTATTAAGTTTAAGAAAGAAGTACAAAGCAGGCCAAGTCATAAAAAGTGGAGACATAAAAACTCCGGCAGAATTAGAGGTTGCTAACCCAGATTTCGTCATAGCCCATGTGAACAAAGATATGGAAGTAGACTTTGAACTGTACGCTCAAGCAGGAAAAGGTTTCATCCCTGCCCAAGAATTGACATTTCAAAGTGACATCGAATACATATTCATAGATGGAGTGTTCAGCCCCGTTCTTAAAGTTAACTATTTAACCGAAAATATCCGTGTTGGAAGAAGAACCGACTACGATAAACTAATACTTGAAATTTGGACGAAAAAAAACATCACCCCCACTGAAGCATTGAAAGAAGCAACAAAAATTTTGATGGAACATTTTGACTTCATTTCCAGACTTTGGGAAAGAGAAGGACAAGTCGGCGCTATAGAACAAACGGAAGTTTCGGTTGAAAAAGAAGAGGAAGAGGAAGAAGAGGAAGAAAATATTTTTGGATTGCCAAAGGATTTAATGGAAACGCAGCTTGATTCTTTGGATTTAACGAAAAGAGCCAAAAACTGTTTAAAAAGAGAAAAAATAGACACCATTGGAGAGCTATTAAAAAGAAAACCCGCCGACCTTCTCAAAATCAAAAACTTTGGTAGAAAATCTTTAGATGAGATAAAAAATGAGCTAAAAGAGAAATTTGATATAGATTACGAAAAATTATACCAAGAAGAAAGGGGGAACACCTTCGATGAGGCATAG
- the rpmJ gene encoding 50S ribosomal protein L36 — MKVRASVKKRCEHCKIVKRGGKVWVVCSKNPKHKQRQG; from the coding sequence ATGAAGGTCAGGGCTTCTGTAAAAAAACGATGTGAGCACTGTAAAATAGTAAAAAGAGGCGGAAAGGTTTGGGTTGTATGTTCAAAAAATCCAAAGCACAAGCAAAGACAAGGATAA
- the map gene encoding type I methionyl aminopeptidase, producing the protein MIIIKTDQEIEMMRRAGKKLARLLDALLPEIVKEGVNGESIEKYVLEYMEKEDAIPTFKGYNGYKYAINFSVNEEVVHGFPLRNKVLKNGDIVSVDCGLTYKGYIADSARTYIIGQVSEREKELVESTKESLYMGIKKAVVGNTIGDIGHEIQTYIESKGFSVIREYVGHGVGRKLHEDPQIPNYGRQGRGPKIRKNMTLAIEPMVSMGSYEVDILEDGWTAVTRDRSKAAHFEHTIAVTENGPEILTQL; encoded by the coding sequence ATGATAATAATTAAGACTGATCAAGAAATAGAAATGATGAGACGGGCTGGAAAAAAGCTTGCCCGTCTTCTTGACGCTTTACTTCCAGAAATAGTAAAAGAAGGCGTTAACGGGGAAAGTATTGAAAAATATGTATTAGAATACATGGAAAAAGAAGATGCTATACCCACCTTCAAAGGTTATAATGGTTACAAATATGCGATCAACTTTTCTGTAAATGAAGAAGTTGTCCACGGATTTCCATTGAGAAATAAAGTTTTAAAAAATGGTGATATTGTATCTGTAGATTGTGGTTTAACTTACAAAGGATACATAGCAGATTCCGCCAGAACTTACATAATAGGACAAGTTTCTGAAAGGGAAAAAGAACTGGTTGAATCGACCAAAGAATCTTTGTACATGGGTATAAAAAAAGCTGTTGTTGGTAATACCATTGGTGACATTGGTCACGAAATTCAAACTTACATTGAAAGTAAGGGTTTTTCCGTAATAAGGGAGTACGTAGGTCACGGGGTAGGAAGAAAATTGCACGAAGATCCCCAAATTCCAAATTATGGAAGGCAAGGTAGAGGTCCAAAAATAAGAAAAAACATGACATTAGCAATAGAACCAATGGTATCTATGGGAAGCTACGAAGTAGATATTTTAGAAGACGGCTGGACAGCGGTAACCAGAGATAGATCAAAAGCAGCACATTTTGAACACACAATTGCCGTGACTGAAAATGGCCCAGAAATACTAACGCAACTATGA
- a CDS encoding TIGR01212 family radical SAM protein (This family includes YhcC from E. coli K-12, an uncharacterized radical SAM protein.), whose translation MVILLDLYNRLSEYFKNRYGERVQRLPINAGFTCPNKTGERGKGGCIYCDLTGSGFAAFKPKVSIEEQVKEMINRYEKKANKFLAYFQANTNTYAPVDELKEKYESALIDDRIVGLDVSTRPDCVPDEVITLLKTFKDRVDVYVELGVESTNPNTLKYMNRGHSLAEVIDSVNRLKKAELEVILHYIIDFPCDTLEDVKEMAKVSSALKVDGVKLHSLYIVENTKLADLYKSGEFVPLTLDDFVERAITFLEYLDPKIVIHRLVADPPKIGTLHGNWGISKIKILNLIENTMRERGSYQGKYFNYLNN comes from the coding sequence ATGGTGATTTTGTTGGATTTGTATAATAGGTTGAGTGAGTATTTTAAGAATAGATACGGTGAAAGGGTGCAAAGGTTACCAATCAACGCGGGATTTACTTGCCCAAATAAAACAGGTGAGAGAGGAAAAGGCGGGTGCATTTACTGCGATTTAACGGGGAGTGGGTTTGCAGCTTTTAAGCCTAAGGTGAGTATCGAAGAACAGGTTAAGGAAATGATTAATAGATACGAGAAAAAAGCTAATAAGTTCCTCGCCTATTTTCAGGCAAACACCAATACTTACGCCCCTGTTGATGAATTGAAAGAGAAGTATGAAAGTGCTTTGATAGACGATAGAATAGTAGGTTTGGATGTATCGACCCGACCTGATTGTGTCCCAGATGAAGTGATAACACTTTTAAAAACTTTTAAAGATAGGGTTGATGTTTACGTTGAGCTTGGTGTTGAGAGCACTAACCCTAACACGTTAAAGTATATGAACAGAGGGCATTCTTTGGCAGAGGTTATAGATTCTGTTAACAGGTTAAAAAAAGCTGAACTAGAGGTTATTCTGCATTACATAATAGATTTTCCTTGTGATACATTAGAAGATGTGAAAGAGATGGCTAAAGTTAGTTCAGCGTTGAAGGTTGACGGTGTAAAATTGCATTCTTTGTATATCGTTGAAAATACAAAGCTTGCGGATTTGTATAAAAGTGGGGAGTTTGTGCCCTTGACGTTGGATGATTTTGTAGAAAGGGCAATTACTTTCTTGGAATATTTGGATCCAAAGATTGTAATTCATAGGCTCGTTGCCGATCCTCCAAAAATTGGGACGTTACATGGAAATTGGGGGATTTCTAAAATAAAAATTTTAAACTTAATTGAAAATACGATGAGAGAGAGAGGTTCCTATCAGGGTAAATATTTTAACTATTTGAATAATTGA